From the Toxoplasma gondii ME49 chromosome VIIa, whole genome shotgun sequence genome, one window contains:
- a CDS encoding cullin 3, putative (encoded by transcript TGME49_201770): MRSLASAGNAGRPPGGPAASLLRPSSSSSSSSSSSSSSSFSSSSSSFSFSSSSDFGLFGHKAMTGDEAARRWEFLRAAFQHIFAKKAGALSYEEVYRYAYLLVINKRGRLLYDGARQCVEGHLQAVASEIAEKDDDDLFLAALLEKWRDHRVNMQMIKDVLLYLDKHYVEMHHLTPSFSMGMSLFCSTVLQHPNIQLRFRHLLLDRIRKEREGHQIDRMVMREATAMLSQLRLHAHRPVYTEEFEAPFLAATREFYTREAADFIAYNSSPEFLQKAESRIREEARRVEEYLDLETTAPLRALMEDVWLGQHFKTLVYNPNSGCTHLFQADKIADLARMHRLFSSVPGALEEVRQVMKESITKYGEAIVRDPEKTRDPVTFVQNFLALKAKFDQIVVRAFAESKEAFGALVAAFENVLNKDTRAARFLSLYLDDLFRKSMRGLSEAEAEQKLDEVLVLFRYLRDKDIFEALYKQHLARRLLGGRSASEEEEKKMIVKLKAECGQQYTSKLEVMYRDMQASDDIMRQYHAREDLQRDTACPVSLLDARLLQLGRAIARRAGTFASASGSFSASALHQPVDDTVRSPNDPNASDSPESPAFTTPLPSSSSASSSSSASSSSSASSSSSSSSSSSASSFAPCPPSSSVWGCEVPQGRGEFEFSVRVITQGTWPVDAQTLISETQLLPSLLAEEATRFEAFYLGRHNGRVLRWNLAQGKASVRGQLLHSRHEFECTTLQMIFLLAFNFFPSTPVSVSDLLQPFFAVSSSLSRAELKRHLISLTTPRCKILLRASSGAGAANAAELKDSDTLTVNLSYTNKLRRVRVPLVAVPAAAGSGEAADAWATPHLEAQAGADVPSSVEQDRNYLVEAAIVRVMKTRRRMIHNDLLVEVTRHLAQRFRPSPALIKQRVEKLIEREFLERDAADRRMYNYLA; encoded by the exons ATGAGGTCCCTCGCCTCTGCCGGCAATGCAGGCCGCCCCCCGGGTGGTCCTGccgcctcgcttctccgcccttcctcttcctcttcctcttcttcttcttcctcttcttcttcctccttttcttcctcttcttcctctttttctttttcctccagcTCGGATTTCGGACTTTTTGGCCACAAGGCGATGACCGGCGACGAAGCCGCTCGACGTTGGGAGTTTCTGCGCGCAGCGTTTCAGCACATTTTCGCTAAAAAAGCTGGGGCCCTCAGCTACGAGGAAGTCTACCG ATACGCCTACTTGTTGGTCATCAACAAGAGAGGGCGACTCCTGTACGATGGAGCTCGACAGTGCGTGGAAGGGCATCTGCAAGCGGTGGCAAGTGAAATTGCGGAGAAGGATGACGACGACCTCTTTCTCGCGGCTCTGCtggagaagtggagagatcACCGCGTAAACATGCAGATGATCAAAGACGTTCTGCTTTACTTAGACAA ACACTACGTCGAGATGCATCACTTGACGCCTTCGTTTTCGATGGGGATgagtctcttctgctccacGGTTCTGCAGCACCCGAACATTCAGCTCAGATTTCGgcaccttcttctcgacagaattcgcaaagagagagag gGCCATCAAATTGACCGAATGGTGATGCGGGAGGCGACTGCGATGCTGTCCCAGTTGCGTCTGCATGCTCATCGGCCGGTTTACACGGAGGAGTTTGAGGCACCTTTCCTGGCTGCGACGCGCGAATTTTACACTCGCGAAGCAGCGGACTTCATCGCGTACAATTCCTCTCCAGAGTTCCTTCAGAAG GCAGAAAGCCGCAttcgcgaggaagcgagacgcgTGGAAGAGTATCTTGACCTGGAGACGACTGCGCCTTTACGAGCGCTCATGGAGGACGTTTGGCTGGGCCAACACTTCAAGACTCTCGTCTATAATCCGAACTCAGGCTGCACGCATTTATTTCAGGCAGATAAAATTGCAGACctcgcgcgcatgcaccgtctcttctcctcggtcCCTGGCGCCCTCGAGGAAGTTAGACAAGTGATGAAAGAGAGCATCACGAAATACG GGGAGGCCATCGTCCGCGACCCGGAGAAGACTCGCGATCCCGTGACGTTTGTGCAGAATTTCCTCGCGCTGAAGGCCAAGTTCGACCAGATCGTCGTTCGCGCCTTTGCAGAAAGCAAAGAGGCCTTCGGCGCGCTCGTGGCG GCATTTGAAAACGTTCTGAACAAAGACACGCGAGCGgcgcgcttcctctcgctttaCCTCGACGACTTGTTTCGAAAAAGCATGCGCGGACTGTCCGAAGCGGAGGCGGAGCAGAAACTAGACGAAGTGCTCGTGCTCTTCCGGTACCTGCGAGACAAAGACATCTTCGAGGCCCTGTACAAGCAA CACCTCGCCCGTCGTCTCCTGGGAGGCCGCTCcgcgtctgaagaagaggagaagaagatgattGTCAAACTGAAGGCTGAATGCG GACAACAGTACACGTCGAAGCTCGAGGTCATGTACCGAGACATGCAGGCATCCGATGACATTATGCGGCAATACCACGCTAGAGAAGATCTCCAGAG agACACTGCCTGTCCTGTCTCGCTGTTGGACGCGCGCCTCCTGCAACTCGGTCGCGCGATTGCGCGTCGCGCAGGGACtttcgcctctgcttctggcAGTTTTTCTGCCTCCGCTCTCCACCAACCTGTAGACGACACAGTCCGGTCGCCGAACGACCCCAACGCATCCGACAGTCCCGAGTCGCCGGCCTTCACCacgcctctgccttcttcctcttctgcttcttcttcctcttccgcttcttcttcctcttctgcttcttcttcctcttcttcttcttcctcttcttctgcttcctccttcgcgccttgtcctccctcttcttctgtgtggGGATGCGAGGTTCCGCAAGGTCGTGGCGAGTTCGAGTTTTCGGTGCGCGTGATCACACAGGGGACATGGCCAGTGGATGCGCAGACGCTGATTTCCGAAACTCAACTTTTGCCGAGTCTCCTggccgaagaagcgacgcgcTTCGAGGCCTTCTACCTGGGGCGTCACAACGGCCGGGTGCTCAGGTGGAACCTCGCGCAA GGAAAGGCGAGTGTTCGCGGCCAGTTGCTCCACAGTCGCCACGAGTTCGAGTGCACGACGTTGCAGAtgatttttcttctcgcattCAACTTTTTCCCTTCCACGCCGGTCTCCGTCAGTGACCTTCTCCagcctttcttcgctgtctcttcctccctctctcgcgcggAGTTAAAGAGACATCTCATCAGCCTCACCACGCCTCGATGCAA AATCTTGCTGCGAGCCTCATCTGGTGCAGGAGCGGCGAATGCGGCCGAGCTGAAAGACTCGGACACTCTCACg GTCAATCTAAGCTACACGAACAAGCTCAGGCGAGTTCGAGTTCCCCTCGTCGCGGTGCCCGCGGCCGCTGGAAGTGGAGAGGCCGCAGACGCGTGGGCGACTCCGCATTTGGAGGCGCAAGCTGGCGCCGATGTCCCGTCGAGTGTCGAGCAGGACCGAAACTACCT GGTCGAAGCTGCGATCGTGAGGGTGATGAAGACTCGCAGACGGATGATTCACAATGACCTGCTCGTGGAAGTCACTCGACACCTGGCGCAGCGATTTCGCCCCTCGCCTGCCCTCATCAAACAGCGAGTAGAAAAACTCATCGAGAGAGAATTTCTCGAAAGAGATGCCGCCGACAG GCGAATGTACAACTACCTGGCGTag
- a CDS encoding hypothetical protein (encoded by transcript TGME49_201760) — MERSGHLCKMEPWKQKVPQCLSLHGSNSLRGGKRTYNCNVLMDNWRNDRLDAHNDQKLTSWRIPHPLYTELPQGSKYETHYRQSYDYEDWARRPVRLSKYGLLGHDDSGAESWTTETRSEYEPPRLRRDQLKAAGQWPYGEDIYPRHVHGNEEFMCPHPMAIHVSRTHREDYIRSLTPRPAYERPPAGVPSSSGRLPGVPPYANDPISHHGGSQEQRHFCRMPCRNPSGSSSVQGTTGVDARASPAGSPVFAGQVPAQVKQEGGECGQGYAGIAATEDGLVDHGNSQTDRSAGQHCMLNASGGSERAHAAANTSTCPQRKESDPQPTVSWAAVPCQ; from the exons ATGGAACGCAGTGGACATCTCTGCAAAATGGAACCGTGGAAGCAAAAGGTCCCGCAGTGCTTATCTCTTCATGGAAGCAACTCTCTCAGGGGTGGAAAGAGAACTTACAACTGCAATGTCCTCATGGACAACTG GCGAAATGACCGCTTGGACGCCCACAACGACCAAAAACTAACATCCTGGCGCATTCCCCATCCACTCTACACCGAACTCCCGCAAGGATCGAAATACGAAACGCATTATCGACAGAGCTACGATTATGAGGACTGGGCACGGCGTCCGGTGCGGCTGTCAAAATACGGCCTTTTAGGACATGATGATTCAGGAGCGGAATCCTGGACCACAGAAACACGGTCTGAATACGA GCCGCCGAGACTCCGAAGAGATCAGCTTAAGGCCGCAGGTCAATGGCCCTACGGGGAAGATATCTATCCGCGACATGTCCACGGAAACGAGGAATTTATGTGTC CTCATCCCATGGCGATTCACGTGAGTCGAACGCACCGAGAAGACTACATTCGTTCATTGACTCCGCGACCGGCGTATGAAAGACCTCCCGCGGGAGTTCCAAGCAGCTCTGGTCGCTTGCCTGGCGTCCCGCCGTATGCAAATGACCCCATTTCGCACCATGGCGGATCTCAAGAGCAGAGGCATTTCTGTCGTATGCCATGCCGGAACCCAAGTGGTTCGTCATCTGTCCAGGGAACCACCGGAGTGGATGCACGTGCGTCGCCTGCAGGCTCTCCCGTTTTCGCTGGACAGGTCCCTGCTCAGGTGAAACAGGAAGGTGGGGAATGTGGGCAAGGCTATGCAGGAATCGCCGCCACAGAAGATGGTCTCGTTGATCACGGGAATTCTCAGACAGACCGCAGTGCAGGGCAACACTGCATGCTAAACGCTTCGGGAGGTTCGGAGCGAGCTCACGCAGCCGCAAACACTTCGACATGTCCCCAAAGGAAGGAATCCGACCCGCAGCCAACTGTATCTTGGGCTGCCGTTCCCTGCCAGTGA
- a CDS encoding Tctex-1 family protein (encoded by transcript TGME49_201750): protein MTVYECTYRLGPSEEEKFFPSRVESMLETVMSEFFKDKVFDAQQAPIWAQQASGRVMEEMHAMRQQMPRFKIVVQVVIAENAGQGIRVSSKSLWDVNLDNWGSYTHIQSDMYAVALVFGCYQE from the coding sequence ATGACAGTGTACGAGTGCACCTACCGCCTTGGCCCttcagaagaggaaaagttTTTCCCTTCTCGAGTTGAGAGCATGCTGGAAACGGTGATGAGCGAGTTTTTCAAAGACAAAGTCTTCGACGCACAACAAGCTCCCATCTGGGCTCAGCAAGCGAGTGGCCGCGTCATGGAGGAAATGCATGCCATGCGGCAGCAAATGCCACGATTTAAAATTGTTGTTCAAGTTGTCATTGCCGAGAATGCCGGGCAGGGAATTCGTGTGTCAAGCAAAAGTCTCTGGGACGTCAACCTCGACAACTGGGGAAGCTACACGCACATCCAGAGCGACATGTACGCAGTTGCACTGGTGTTCGGGTGTTATCAAGAGTAA
- a CDS encoding hypothetical protein (encoded by transcript TGME49_201740), giving the protein MEAPSEVDSPSSRPASSASSPVSAADAGASCLSASGGDVALDDSLYSWDVKEMRYMSISAFFKASLHCFVSVFSSHVRSASALPLPSSLRAYSVLDEALQRASENEEEDRHRQANSGSRDARSRDSPHKNERFASDWRDVEGGRHLTETDEKKEGEPKECGGDAGVLVPLQRHFSSLLQSLSWPYGGDQQHGEADTEHSQKSRDNDPLGDVLPVQQLALVDAGVYVRPNLSELLAGLNDDNQMQNLLNRCKAIDEELARLEQTSEKKQGDSGRQRASTLPLAPSPGSLQSHPLSSSSSLCSSPSSLSSSLSVLGASEASRFRAAAVSAERAQLRAERRRLEARQEQLRSLASDLWGLCGLDIQRDRVSLADFLALFCSNLQSRSQVREAETLFRLCQRTGSPDLSFEDMLLGLPTRAYEVIFVVREMKKKSRQSFRYFWI; this is encoded by the coding sequence aTGGAGGCGCCAAGCGAGGTTgactcgccttcttctcgacctgCCTCCAGCGCCTCTTCACCAGTCTCAGCAGCTGACGCCGGGgcctcttgtctctcagCGTCTGGCGGGGACGTCGCCCTCGACGACTCTCTGTACTCTTGGGATGTGAAGGAGATGCGGTACATGTCGATTTCTGCATTCTTCAAGGCCAGCTTGCactgcttcgtctctgtcttctcctcgcaCGTCCGGTCTGCCTCTGCGTTGccgttgccttcttctctccgcgcctACTCGGTTCTCGACGAGGCTCTGCAGCGCGCCtcggagaacgaagaagaggacagacaTAGGCAGGCAAACagtggaagcagagacgccaggAGCAGGGACTCACCCCACAAGAATGAACGCTTCGCGTCTGATTGGAGAGACGTGGAAGGCGGCCGACATCTCaccgagacagacgaaaagaaggaaggagagccAAAGGAGTGTGGCGGCGACGCGGGCgtcctcgttcctcttcaAAGGCACTTCTCCAGCTTgctccagtctctctcttggccCTACGGAGGAGACCAGCAGCACGGAGAAGCCGACACAGAACACTCTCAAAAGTCGCGAGACAACGACCCCCTCGGCGACGTCCTCCCAGTGCAACAGCTCGCTCTCGTCGACGCCGGAGTCTACGTTCGTCCAAACTTGTCCGAGCTCCTCGCCGGCCTCAACGACGATAACCAAATGCAGAATCTGCTGAATCGATGCAAAGCAATTGACGAGGAACTTGCTCGTCTTGAACAAACatccgagaaaaaacaaggcGACAGCGGGAGGCAACGCGCGTCCAcacttcctctcgctccctcACCTGGCTCCCTCCAAAGCcaccctctgtcttcttcctcttctctctgttcctctccttcttctctatcctcttctttgtctgttCTAGGGGCCAGCGAAGCGTCGCGTTTTCGCGCTGCGGCCGTGTCGGCGGAGAGAGCGCAGCTGCGggctgagagaagaaggttgGAGGCAAGACAGGAGCAGCTTCGCAGCCTCGCGAGCGACTTGTGGGGTTTGTGCGGTCTCGACatccagagagacagagtaTCTCTGGCGGACTTTCTCGCGCTGTTCTGCTCCAATTTGCAGAGCCGCTCTCAGGtccgagaggcagagactcTTTTTCGTTTGTGCCAGCGAACAGGCAGTCCGGATCTCTCCTTCGAAGACATGCTCCTGGGTCTGCCCACGCGAGCCTACGAAGTCATCTTCGTCGTcagagaaatgaagaaaaaaagcagacagTCTTTCCGATACTTCTGGATATGA
- a CDS encoding hypothetical protein (encoded by transcript TGME49_201730): MLIWFRLRLLFLIFKNFFCENKANCFERRVVVVRQGVPGDEGNAAYVWIFRFFVSSRFAVFSEGDLLSEMQFNSFKKQNRKPSLCAVSKEQTQRTPNECFLLPLCPDAQLLLQFLFTERCCFSLSRQSRPSAAISPLSLSFESAVFVSFLRHLSCLSCCLSSLLSSPSAPAGRQPEHALLSVSAFLVPSQFPLSKMLVSAAFDLPL, encoded by the coding sequence ATGTTGATTTGGTTTCGGTTGAGACTTCTTTTCCTCATTTTTAAAAATTTTTTCTGCGAAAACAAGGCTAACTGCTTTGAGAGGCGAGTCGTCGTCGTGCGGCAAGGGGTTCCTGGTGACGAAGGAAATGCAGCGTATGTCTGgatttttcgtttcttcgtctcgtcccgattcgctgttttctctgAAGGAGATTTACTTTCAGAGATGCAGTTCAATTCCTTCAAAAAGCAAAACCGCAAGCCCAGCCTCTGTGCTGTGTCGAAGGAACAAACGCAGCGAACTCCGAATgagtgttttcttcttcccctctgtcCAGACGCTCAGTTGCTTCTCCAATTTCTTTTCACTGAGAGatgctgcttttctctctcgcgccaGAGCAGGCCCTCCGCCGCCATCTCTcccctgtcgctctctttcgAGTCTGCGGTCTTcgtgtctttccttcgtcatctctcttgcctttcttgctgtctctcttctctcttgtcctcgCCCTCCGCGCCCGCTGGAAGACAGCCTGAACATGCACTTTTGTCGGTTTCAGCTTTCCTCGTTCCCTCtcagtttcctctttccaAGATGCTCGTTTCTGCGGCCTTCGACTTGCCTCTCTGA
- a CDS encoding protein c9orf32, putative (encoded by transcript TGME49_201720~Signal peptide predicted by SignalP 2.0 HMM (probability 0.647) with cleavage site probability 0.195 at residue 46), whose protein sequence is MRSLARQTVCTWKAERGKKALLKKLRVLSSRLFPSFFSFSRAPCSAASSPPPPLSSSSPSSDLSRFASSSSLSLPAFPSFSCLRLSSSPDSASSSFPLLPSSPSALSRCDFSSASTIPPGRSTMGENSLGQKYGSIAEAWIDELGRDGEKKSSWYDRARDYWEKKDATVSGMLDGYDAVSTVDLEASLCFLDKVKTLPAYKGGSCRFNYALDCGAGIGRVTKGCLLHRFQQVDMVEPMERFCRSAPDFVASERLKDIFQQPLQEFSPSKKYDCIWLQWCILYLTDADLIDLLKRCSAALTDGGVICVKENIGELGFEIDKQDNSIMRTDKHYKQLFRQAGMRLLLDMRQPNFPKSLFPVNMYCLRPLDANPAGQPENAETT, encoded by the exons ATGAGGAGTCTGGCTCGGCAGACGGTCTGCACTTGGAAGGCTGAAAGAGGCAAGAAGGCGCTGTTGAAGAAGCTGCGAGTTCTTTCGTCCAGACTGTtcccttcgttcttctctttttctcgagcgCCTTgctccgctgcttcttctcctccgcctcctttgtcttcttcgtctccttcctcggatctttctcgctttgcttcgtcttcttccctgtcgcttcctgcttttccttccttttcttgccttcgtctttcctcctctccagattccgcttcctcttcttttcctctcctcccttcatctccgtctgctctgtctcgttgTGACTTCTCGTCCGCCTCCACGATTCCTCCCGGGAGGTCGACAATGGGCGAGAACTCCCTCGGGCAAAAGTACGGCAGCATCGCGGAGGCCTGGATCGACGAGTTGGGTcgcgatggagagaaaaa gTCTTCGTGGTACGACCGAGCTCGGGACTactgggagaagaaggacgcgacCGTCAGCGGCATGCTGGATGGCTACGACGCGGTTTCCACCGTGGACTTGGAAGCCTCGCTTTGCTTCCTGGACAAAGTGAAAACTCTGCCGGCCTACAAAGGAGGAAGCTGCAGATTCAATTACGCTCTCGACTGCGGCGCCGGCATTGGGCGAGTCACAAAgggctgtctcctccatcgCTTTCAGCAG gTTGACATGGTGGAGCCGATGGAGAGATTCTGCCGCTCGGCGCCCGACTTTGTTGCTTCGGAGCGATTGAAGGACATTTTTCAACAGCCACTGCAAGAGTTTTCTCCGTCAAAGAAATACGACTGCATCTGGCTGCAGTGGTGCATCCTCTACCTCACAGATGCGGACCTCATCGACCTTCTGA AACGATGTTCGGCTGCCTTGACGGACGGTGGTGTGATTTGCGTGAAGGAGAACATCGGAGAACTGGGCTTCGAAATTGACAAGCAAGACAACTCAATCATGCGAACAGACAAGCACTACAAACAGCTGTTCCGGCAAGCTGGCATGCGTCTGCTGCTGGACATGCGCCAGCCGAACTTCCCCaagtctctcttccctgtgAACATGTATTGTCTCAGACCCCTCGACGCGAATCCCGCAGGACAAccggaaaacgcagaaaccaCGTAG
- a CDS encoding WD domain, G-beta repeat-containing protein (encoded by transcript TGME49_201710) has product MAARGSGRPRGGSRGRRKEEAGQKRKRLIPRKRQTAETEPALRKRAKKDEDEEILSDDADGPSFSGDEELASVDGDDNGESAQDAEVEGEFADERRLRIAQQFLSQLAARTGKRRKDDEQEEDDEEEDEEEDTEMDRLLRKAAPTRSGTAFAPIASSLSLSPAPLAFLRGHKRPLTCVAAPGVGDASEATPEPLSSGAAPSASPLDRHIYTGGKDCCVILWDLQEEKKTIFEGARNDARAGGHFRPVLDVCVAPDERFFCSVGEDELVRIWDARTSTKKCVASLRGHSGPIRSVKFNSFPSSAAAAVARGERSAFSSAGDIELVTCSADKSVKLWNLTLRACLNSFYGHTAPVSRLDVIQPNKPLTVGEDNCARSWKLIQDSHLVFSPQLSSLESCALLTPSLFACGSASGVVSLYSSTFKRPLGARFASQNSETTAEKRAAGGREVGVTAMAAMRRTDAFFSGTEDGRIQLWKARAKEAGKSRDEGDSENGPSSPLALLSSSSVGPAGGVVADLTLSPSYGFLVAGISKESRCGRWIVNKSARNGIAIYKIQQM; this is encoded by the exons ATGGCGGCGCGCGGGTCTGGGCGGCCGAGAGGCGGCAGTCGTGggcggagaaaggaagaagcagggcagaaaagaaaacggtTAATTccgcggaagagacagacagcagagacagagcctGCACTCCGGaagcgagcgaagaaagacgaagacgaagaaatcCTTTCAGACGACGCCGATGGCCCTTCCTTctcaggagacgaagaacttgCAAGCGTCGACGGGGACGACAACGGGGAATCTGCtcaagacgcagaagtcgaAG GAGAGTTCGCTGATGAGCGCCGCCTCCGCATCGCCCAGCAGTTCCTCAGCCAGCTGGCCGCGCGGAcgggcaagagaagaaaagatgacgaacaagaagaagatgatgaagaagaagatgaagaagaagatacAGAGATGGATCGGCTTTTGAGGAAGGCGGCGCCGACCAGG TCCGGCACGGCCTTCGCGCCGAtcgcctcctcgctgtctctctcgcctgcgcctctGGCGTTTCTGCGCGGCCACAAGCGGCCGCTGACATGCGTCGCCGCGCCGGGGGTCGGCGACGCGTCGGAGGCGACTCCGGAGCCTCTTTCCTCTGGGGCCGcgccttccgcgtctccccTCGACCGTCACATCTACACCGGAGGCAAGGACTGCTGCGTGATTCTCTGGGACctgcaagaagagaaaaaaaccaTTTTCGAGGGCGCGCGAAACGACGCGCGTGCAGGCGGTCACTTCCGCCCAGTCCTCGACGTCTGTGTGGCGCCAGACgaacgcttcttctgctccgtcggagaagacgaactcgTGCGAATTTGGGATGCCCGCACCAGCACAAAAAA GTGCGTAGCCTCGTTGCGAGGCCATTCCGGGCCGATTCGCTCGGTCAAATTCaactcgtttccttcctcggcCGCGGCTGCGGTGGCTCGAGGCGAACGCTCGGCCTTCTCGTCGGCGGGAGACATCGAACTCGTCACATGCAGTGCAGACAAGAGTGTGAAGCTCTGGAACCTGACGCTCCGCGCGTGCCTCAACAGCTTCTACGGACACACAGCCCCCGTCTCCCGCCTCGACGTGATCCAGCCGAACAAACCGCTGACTGTGGGCGAGGACAACTGTGCCCGAAGCTGGAAG TTGATTCAAGACAGTcacctcgtcttctctccccagcTGTCCTCTCTGGAGAGCTGCGCTCTGCTCactccttcgctcttcgcctgcggGAGCGCGTCTGGCGTCGTATCGCTGTACTCCTCGACTTTCAAAAGGCCGCTGGGTGCCCGGTTCGCGAGTCAGAACTCCGAGACCACtgcggagaaacgcgcggcgggaggcagagaagtgGGCGTCACAGCCATGGCCGCCATGCGGCGGAcagacgccttcttctccggcaCCGAAGATGGGAGAATTCAACTGTGGAAGGCGCGTGCGAAGGAAGCGGGAAAAAGTCGAGATGAAG GCGATTCGGAGAACGgaccctcttctcctctcgcgctcctcaGTTCCTCCAGCGTCGGACCTGCGGGAGGCGTCGTCGCAGACCTcacgctgtctccttcctacGGTTTCCTGGTCGCCGGCATCAGCAAAGAAAGTCGCTGCGGGAGATGGATTGTCAACAAATCTGCGAGAAACGGAATTGCCATCTATAAAATTCAACAAATGTAA